A region from the Lycium barbarum isolate Lr01 chromosome 8, ASM1917538v2, whole genome shotgun sequence genome encodes:
- the LOC132606297 gene encoding apyrase-like has translation MNRQSSFPLHFIIFFFLLTLLVLPQRSASSHIRRLLLSHESEHYAVIFDAGSTGSRVHVFRFDHNLDLLPIGNDIEYFLAINPGLSSYANYPKAGALSLKPLLDKAEAVVPKDLQPETPLKLGATAGLRLLKGDAAVKISQAVRDLFKNKTTLNYKAEWVSVLNGTQEGSYFWVALNYLLGNLGKRYARTIATIDLGGGSVQMTYAISKESALKAPKVPNEEPYVLNKSLLGTNYNIYVHSYLNYGQLAARTEIFKASGNSSNSPCILGGYNGYFTYNGVAYKASSPKHGSSLKKCRTLAKKALKIRAPCKHKKCTFGGVWNGGGGDGFKNLYASSFFYDYAVMVGIIDPKKPSGRAKPIQYLNAAKLACKTNVKNIKSVFPNIDERSIPFICMDLIYEYTLLVDGFGLHPKQEITVIHDVKYKNYIVGAAWPLGCAIDVVSSSS, from the exons atgaatagGCAAAGCAGTTTTCCTCTTCACTTCATAATCTTCTTTTTCTTGTTGACATTGTTAGTGTTGCCACAGCGTTCTGCTTCATCTCATATTAGAAGGCTACTTCTTAGCCATGAATCAGAGCACTATGCAGTGATATTTGATGCTGGAAGTACAGGTAGTAGAGTACATGTCTTTCGTTTTGACCATAACTTGGATCTACTTCCCATTGGCAATGACATCGAATACTTCCTCGCG ATAAATCCAGGTCTAAGTTCATATGCAAATTATCCTAAAGCTGGAGCACTTTCTCTAAAGCCTCTTTTGGACAAAGCTGAAGCTGTGGTTCCCAAAGATTTGCAGCCTGAAACACCCCTTAAACTTGGA GCAACTGCTGGTTTGAGGTTATTAAAAGGTGATGCTGCTGTAAAAATATCGCAAGCG GTGAGAGATTTATTCAAGAATAAAACAACTCTTAATTACAAGGCAGAATGGGTTTCAGTTCTCAATGGTACCCAAGAAGGTTCATATTTTTGG GTAGCTTTGAACTATTTATTAGGAAATTTGGGTAAAAGATATGCAAGAACAATAGCTACAATTGATCTAGGAGGTGGATCAGTGCAAATGACATATGCCATCTCAAAAGAAAGTGCTTTAAAGGCTCCCAAAGTACCAAATGAAGAGCCTTATGTCCTCAATAAATCTCTTTTGGGAACTAATTATAACATCTATGTTCACAG CTATTTGAATTATGGTCAATTAGCAGCTCGAACTGAGATTTTCAAAGCTTCTGGAAACTCATCAAATAGTCCATGCATTTTGGGAGGCTATAATG GTTACTTCACTTACAATGGAGTGGCTTACAAAGCATCATCACCAAAACATGGTTCAAGCTTGAAGAAATGTAGGACATTAGCTAAAAAAGCATTGAAAATTAGGGCACCATGCAAGCACAAGAAGTGTACATTTGGTGGGGTTTGGAATGGTGGAGGTGGAGATGGATTCAAGAATCTCTATGCCTCTTCTTTCTTCTACGATTATGCTGTTATG GTTGGTATTATTGACCCCAAAAAGCCCTCTGGAAGAGCTAAACCAATACAATACCTAAATGCAGCAAAGCTTGCCTGCAAGACCAACGTGAAAAACATAAAATCAGTATTTCCAAACATTGATGAGAGAAGCATACCTTTTATCTGCATGGACTTGATATATGAGTACACTTTGCTAGTTGATGGATTTG GCCTGCATCCCAAACAAGAGATCACAGTGATCCATGATGTTAAATACAAGAATTACATCGTTGGAGCTGCTTGGCCACTGGGTTGTGCCATCGATGTTGTTTCATCTTCCTCCTGA